CTTGATGTCGGCGATCCTCGGGATCAGCTCCTCGAACATGATGCGGATCTCGGTGCGAGCGAGGAGGTTGCCCAGGCAGAGGTGGGGGCTGCCCTTGCCGAAGGTGACGTGGTCGTTGTTGGTGCGGGCGATGTCCAAGTTGTAGGGGTTGTCGAAGACGTCCTCGTCGCGGTTGCCGGAGGCGAACCACATGACGACCTTGTCGCCCTCCTTGACCTGCTTGCCGCCCAGTTCGACGTCGCGGGTGGCGGTGCGGCGGAAGTGGTAGACGGGGGAGGCCCAGCGCAGGAACTCCTCGACCGCGGTGGGGATCAGGGAGGGGTCGTCCTTGAGCCTGGCCAGCTGCTCGGGGTGCTGGAGGAGGGCCAGCATCGAGTGGGAGATGGTGTGGCGGGTGGTCTCGTTGCCGGCCACGACCAGGAGCAGGAAGTAGTTGTCGAAGTCCTGCGCGGACAGCGGGATTCCGTCGCGCGGGGTGGTGTTGACCAGCTTCGAGACCAGGTCCGTGCCGTCGCCGCCGCGTCGCTGCCGGGCCAGCTCCCGTCCGTACTCGAAGACTTCGAGGGAGGCGGGGGAGCGGAAGGGCAGGTCGCGGTACTGCTCGCTCTCCGCGCTGTTCAGCAGGACGTCCGCGTAGTCGGGGTCGGTGTTGCCGATGATGCGGTTGCCCCAGTCGATGAGCCGCTGGTTGTCCTCCGGCGGCACGTCGAGCAGCCGGGCCAGGACGTTGATGGGGAAGTCGGCGGAGACGTCGGCGACGAAGTCGAAGGTGCCCTTGGCGAGGGCCGCGTCCAGGGTTTTCGCGGTCAGTCCGCGCAGGAAGTCGGCGTAGCTGTTGATGACGCTCGCGCCGAACTGTCGCTGGATCACGCTGCGCAGTGCGCGGTGGCGGACGCCGTCCAGCTCCAGAATGGAGGCGCGTTTCTTGATCTGATCGTCGTCGACCTCTTCCAGGTTGACGAACCTGGTGGAGGTGAAGGTCTCCGCGTCGCGGTCGACGCGGGCGATGTCCGCGTGCCGGGTCACTGCCCAGAAGCCGGAGTTGGGGGCCTCCTCCGGTTGCCAGTGGACCGGGTCCTGGTGGCGCAGGGTGTGGAACATCCGCCATGGGGTGACGCCGTCGGCGAAGTTGTCGAGGTCGGCGAGGTCCACCTGGTCGAGCGGCATGGGCTCGTCGAGGGCGGCGCGCAGCTCGGCGCGGGTAGTGGGGACGGCGCGGGCAGTGGGGCTGGTCATGGTGGTGGACCTCCTGGGCGAGGGCGACGAGGGCTGGGGGCCTTTCGGCGGGCTTACAGGTGGTAGGCGTACTCGGTGAACTCCCAGTCCGTGACGTGCCGTTGGAAGCGTTCGACCTCGTTCCGTTTGTAGGTGAGGAAGGAGGTGGTGAAGTCCTTGCCGAGGACGTCGGTCAGGGCGGTGTCCGCCTCCAGCGCGTCGAGCGCGGTCGGCAGGCTCGCGGGCAGCAGGGCGGACTTGGCGGTGTCGTAGCCGTAGCCCTCCAGCGGGGCGGGCGGTTCCTCGCCTTCCTGGATGCCGAGCAGGGCGGCGGCGATCGTGCCCGCGATCAGCAAGTAGGGGTTGGCGCTGGCGTCGCCGAGACGGAGTTCGAGGCGGGCGCCGCTGCCGCGCTCGGGCGGGATGCGGACCATGGCACTGCGGTTGTCGAGCCCCCAGTCGATCAGCCACGGCGCGAGGGTGTCCGGCCCGAAGCGCTTGTACGAGTTGACTGTCGGGTTGGCCAGCGCGGCGAGCGCGGGTGCGTGGGCGAGGATGCCCCCGAGGGCGTGCCGTGCGGTGGCCGAGAGGCCGTACGCACCGGCGGGGTCGTCGAAGGCGTTGCGGCCTTCGGCGTCGTTGCACGACAGGTGGAGGTGGAACCCGGAGCCGCCCGCGTCGCCGAAGGGCTTGGCCATGAAGGTGGCCATGTTGCCTTCCTTGCGGGCCAGCTCCTTGACGGCGGCCTTGAAGCGGAACGCGCGGTCGGCGGCGTCCAGGGCCTCCGAGTGGGTGAGGTTGATCTCGTACTGGCCGCCGTCGAACTCGTGGTTGCCGGTGACGACGCCGAGCCCCAGGTCGCGCAGCTGCCGCAGGGTGCGCAGCAGGTGGTTGTCGGGGTCGGCGCGCAGGCCCGCGGTGTAGACCGCGCCGGTGGCTTCCGGTGAGCGGCGCCAGCCGGCGGGCGTGCCGGGGGCGGGTTCCAGGAGGAAGTACTCCAGCTCGGGGCCGACGACGGGGCGCAGCCCCTGCTCGGAACATCGGGCCAGGACGGTACGCAGCAGGTCGCGAGGTGACTCGGGGGCTGGGCCCCCGGTCGCCGGGTCGGTGACCTCGCCGAGACAGGTGGCGACGCCGGGCTCCCAGGGCAAGGGGGCCGCCGTGGACAGGTCGGGGCGTACGCACACGTCCGGCAGACCGGCGTCCAGACCGCCCGCGACCGGGACCACGTCCCCTTGGGGCGAGGTGTGGTACACGGCGCGGCAGAAGGCCAGGCCGTGCTCGGATGCCGAGGGCAGGTGGTCCAGCAGGACGTCCCGGGCGCGGTCGGTGCCGATGAGGTCGGGGTAGATCACCCGGACCACGTCGACGCCCTCGGCGGCGAGCCGCTCCATGTGCCGGCGGATGTCTGGGGTGTCGGATGCGCTCACCGGTGTCTCCTTGGGCGGATGGGTGGGGACACCCCCTGTGCCTCGGGGCTCTGGGGATGGGTGGTGTGCAGAAAACGGAAGCCGGGGTGCGGGTGGAGGAGGGCAGACCCTCCCAGTGCCATTTGTTTGGCTCCAAACGGTATGGAGCGAAGTCGCCGTCCCGCAAGAGGCTGGTTCAAAGAATTTATCCACCTGGACAGGTATTGACCAGGAGGGAGTAGCTTCCTATGTTGTTTGAAGCCAAACGAGTGAGGGGTGCGGCTCTTTCGCACCTCTTTGGCCGAGGGGCCCGGCCACACCCGGGCCGGGCCCCTCTTCAGCCCCTCTCCCTGCCCCGACGCCCTCACCCTCAGGAGGACCGCCTTGAAGGTCGTCGTCGACATGAACAAGTGCCAGGACCACGGCCAGTGCGTCTTCGCGGCACCCGACGTCTTCTCCATGGATGGCGACGGACACCTGGTGTACGTCGCCGGTCCGGGTGAGGAGTTGCGCGACGAGGTCGAGGAGGCCGCGGACGTGTGTCCGCTGCAGGCCATCCGGATCGAGGGCTGAGTCCCCCATGGCCGCAACCATGACCGGGCGCGCAGTCGTCGTGGGCGCTTCGATGGGTGGCCTGCGCGCCGCCGAGCAGCTCCGCGCGGCGGGCTGGACCGGGGCGATCACGGTCGTCGGCGACGAGCCCCACATGCCCTACAACCGGCCTCCGCTGTCCAAGGAGGTGCTGGCAGGGAAGGCCTCCTTCGAGTCGCTGGCCTTTACGCCGAAGGCGGCCGCCGCCGACGTGGAGTGGCGGCTCGGCACGAAGGTCCTCGCGGCCCGCCTGGACGAACGGATCGTCGACCTCGACGACGGCGAGGCCATTCGGTACGACGGACTGGTCGTCGCCACCGGAATGCGCCCCCGGCGGCTGCGCTGCCCGGGCCCACTCGCCGGCCGTCACACCGTCCGCACCCTCGCCGACGCCCAGGGCCTGCGGGACGAACTGACCCGGCCGGACGCCCGAGTGGTCGTCGTCGGTGCTGGATTCATCGGCTGCGAGGTCGCCGCCACCGCCATCGGACTCGGCGTCCGCGAGGTGACCGTCGTCGATCCGCTGCCGCTGCCCATGGTGGGACCGCTCGGCGAACTGCTCGGACGCGCGCTGCTCAGGCGACACGAAGAGCGCGGGGTGCGTTTCGCGCTCGGCGCGGGAGTCGCCGGGTTCGAGGGCGAGGACCGGGTGACCGGGGTCGTCCTGGGCGACGGGACGGTCTTGCCGGCCGATGTGGTCGTGGAGTCGGTGGGCTCGATCGCCAACGTCGAGTGGCTGCAGGACAACGGGCTCGACCTGTCCGACGGTGTGCTCACGGATGAGCGGCTGCGGATAGGCGGACGCCCGGAGGTCGTCGCCGTCGGCGACGTCGCACGTTTCCCCAACGCCCGCTACGACGGCGTACCCCGCCGCGTCGAGCACTGGTCCATCCCGACGGACACCGCCAAGCATGCCGCGAAGGTGCTTGTGACCCATCTCGTCGGCGCAGATGGCGAGATGGCTCCCTTCGCGCCACTGCCCACCTTCTGGAGCGACCAGCACGAGTTCCGGCTGCAGTCCTTCGGGGCCCCGGTCCTCGGCAAGGACGACGTCCGTGTCCTGGACGGTGATCCGGAGGGCGACGTGTTGGTCGGCTACCACACCGGCGGTCAGTTGGTCGGCGTCGTCGCGCTCGGCGGCCAGGCCGCCGCGACGGGCGCCGCCCGATACCGCGCCCAGTTGCTCAAGTCGCCCGCCCTCACCGCGTAAGCAAGCCTAAGGAATCCTCGCCATGCCCCCTGTCCGTGGTTACTTCCATCCCAAGACGGCGACCGGCACCTCGTCGCTGATTCCGTCCCCGCCGTGGCGTTACTCCGGCGACCTGCTCACCGTCGAATACCGCACCGACCCCGCCCGTGTACGCGAACTGCTGCCCGATCCGCTGGAGTTGGCCGACGAGGACCCTGGTGCGGTCGCGTTGATCTGGGCCGACTGGCAGTCCTGCTCCACTTCCGGGGACGAACTGCTGGATCCGGTGCTCTCCCAGTACAAGGAGGCCTTCGCGGTCGTCCGCTGCAAGTACAAGGGGCAGACCTACACCCGGTGCGTGTACATCTGGGTCGACAAGGACTTCGCCATCGCCCGCGGCCTGCACCAGGGTTACCCGAAGAAGCTCGGCTCGATTCACCAGACGCGGCCTCATCCGTATGGTCCCGCTCCGCGGATCGAGGCGGGGGCGCGCTTCGGGGCAACCCTCGCCGCAGCGGACCGGCGGTTGGCCCAGGCCGTGGTGACCCTGCGAGAGCCGTCCGAGACGAACGGCTTCGTCAACAGCCACCCCATGGCCCACCACCGGTGGCTGCCGTCGATCGAGAAGGGCAAGGGCCTGGCACTCGACGAGCTGATCGAGTCCGGTGCGTCCTCCTTCGAGGGCGGGCAACCGTGGGTCGGTGACGCCGAGCTGGAGTTCTTCGAGGCGCCCACCGAGGAACTGGCCCGACTGGAGATCCGTGAGCCCATCGCCGCCTACTACCGCCAGGTCGGCGTCGTCTGGGACGGCGGCCGACTGCTGGAGTCCGGCACGTCCGGAGTCGGGTAACCCCCTTACGCACCAGAGGACTTGGAGACCGGACATGACCGAACACACCCTCACGGTGGCCGGGGTCGCCGTCGACACCCGGCACTGGATCGGCGGCCGGCGCGTCGCCTCCACCGAGACGTTCACCGATGTCTCGCCGATCGACGGCAGCACGATCGGTGAGATCTCCCGGGGTACGGCGCTGGAGGCCGCGGCAGCCGTGGCCGCAGCGAAGGCGGCCTTCCCCGCCTGGGCCGCCACCCCGCGCGCCGAACGCGCTCGCATCCTGCACGCCATCGCCGACGGCGTGGAGAAGCGGATCGAAGAACTGTCGATCGTCGAGACCACCGACAACGGCGCGCTGCTGCGCTCCCACCGTCGGGGCGTGATACCCCGTGTCGTCCACAACTTCCGTTTCTTCGCCGACTGGCTGCTGAAGCTGGAGCACGAGGACTTCGAGACACGCGGTCACACGAATCACGTGAGCTGGGACCCGGCGGGCCCGTCCGTGCTGATCACTCCGTGGAACGCGCCCCTGATGCTGGCCACCTGGAAGGTCGCCCCCGCCCTGGCGGCCGGCAATACGGTCATCCTCAAGCCCGCCGAGTGGTCCCCGCTGACCGCCTCCCTGCTCGCCGACATCGCGGCCGAGGCCGGGCTTCCCGCCGGGGTCCTCAACGTTGTCCAGGGCTACGGCTCGGAGATCGGCGACGCCCTCACCTCGCACCCGGACGTACGGCGGATCAGTTTCACCGGATCGGTGCCGACGGCCAAGCGCATCGCCGAGTCCGCCGCCAACAACCTCACCCCGCTCAGCCTCGAACTCGGCGGCAAGTCACCTCTGTTGGTCTTCGCCGACGCCGACCTTGATCTCGCCGTGGACCTCGCTGTTGAGCAGTACGACAACGCCGGCCAGGTCTGCCTCGCAGCGACCCGCTTCCTCGTCGAGGAGTCGGTCGCCGAGGAGTTCACGCGCCGGTTCGTCGAGAAGGCGAGCGCGCTGAAACAGGGTGATCCGCGCGACGCGGCCACCGACATCGGGCCCAATATCCACCCCCGCCAGCTGGAGAAGATCGACGGCTTCGTGCAGCGGGCGCTCGCGGCCGGAGCCCGTGCGGTCATCGGCGGCCACCGCAAGGACGGCCAGTACTACGCGCCGACCCTGCTCACCGATGTCGACCAGGATTCGGAGATCGTGCAGGAGGAGGTCTTCGGTCCGGTCCTGACCCTGCAGACATTCAGCACCGAAGAGGAAGCCGTCCGCCTCGCCAACGACACCCGCTTCGGCCTGGCCGCGACCCTCGCCACCGGCGACCCCGAGCGCGCCGAGCGCGTCACCGCGCAGCTCGTCGCGGGCACGGTCTGGGTCAACTGCTTCTTCGTACGCGACCTCCAGGCACCCTTCGGCGGCTCCCGCCACTCCGGTGTGGGCCGTGAGGGCGGTACCTGGAGCTTCGACTTCTACTGCGACGTCAAGAACACGGTCACCGCACCGAACGGATGGAAGAACCATGGGTGAGATCGTCGGGGCGGGTCTCCTAGCCCATGTCCCCACCATCGTGCTCCCGGAGGCCGACCGGCTGGAACTCAACGAGGGCAAGGAGATCACCCTCGTCACCGGGCTCCGGCAACTCCGCAAGGACGTCTTCGAACGCGACGACTACGACACCGTGGTCGTCCTCGACTCGCACTGGGCGACGACGGTTGAGTTCGTCGTCACCGCCCAGCAGCGCCGCGCCGGCCTGTTCACCTCCGAGGAGCTGCCGCGCGGTATGTGCCGGATGCCGTACGACTTTCCCGGCGACCCCGAACTCGCCCGCAACATAGAGAAGTTCGCCGACCAGCACGGCACCTGGATCACCGCGATCGACGACGACTACCTGCCGATCTACTACGCCACCATCAACCTCTGGAAGTTCCTGGGGGAGGGGTTGCCCGACAAGCGGTGGGTGACCATCGGGGTCTGCCAGACCGGCGACATGGAGGACCACCTGCGCCTCGGCCGGGCCCTGGCGGACGGCATCGCCGCAACCCCCGGACGCCGCGTGCTGGTCATCGCCTCCGGTGCCCTCTCCCACACCTTCTGGCCGCTGCGCGAACTGCGCGACCACGAGGCCAGTGACCCGGTGCACATCTTCACGCCGGAGGCGCGCGAGGCGGACTACGAGCGCATCGCCTGGTTCAAGGAGGGCCGCCACGACCGGGTCCTCGACACCATGCCGGAGTTCTGGAAGTACAAGCCCGAGGCGAAGTTCTTCCACTACCTGATGATGGCCGGCGCCCTGGGCGAGCAGGCGTGCATCGCCAAGGCCCGTCAGTACGGGGAGTACGAGAACTCGATCGGCACCGGTCAGGTGCATCTGTGGTTCGACCGTCCGGCCGACGGCTGGACCGGCACCGGCCTGCCCGCAGCCCCGGCCCCGCGCACCCCTCACAGCCGCATCTAGCCGTATCCAGGAGCCCTGTCATGCCCGAGTACCGCCGCATCCTCCTTGACGGCGCCGCCGTCCAGGTCACCGTCGAGGGTGACGAACTCGTCGCCGGAGACGGCCGCCGCGTGAAGACCGAGGAGGCGGACCACCTGCCCCCGGTCGTGCCCTCCAAGGTGATCGCGGTGCACCTCAACCACCGCAGTCGCGTGGACGAGTTCCAGATCCGGCTCACCCCGACGCCCACCTACTTCCACAAGCCGACCTCCTCCCTCAACTCCCACAAGGGCGCCATCGTCCGCCCCGAGGGCTGCAAGTGGCTCAACTACGAGGGCGAGGTCGCCATCGTCATCGGGAAGACCGCACGGAACATCTCGCAGGCCGAGGCGGGGGAGTACATCGCGGGCTACACCGTCGCCAACGACTACGGCCTGCACGACTTCCGCGACACCGACGCCGGTTCGATGCTCCGCGTCAAGGGCTCCGACACGCTGTGCCCGCTCGGCCCCGGCCTGGTCACCGACTGGGACTTCCACGGCAAGTACCTGCGGACGTACGTCAACGGCGAGGTGGTACAGGACGGTTCGACGGACGAGATGGAGTGGGACATGCACTACCTCGTCGCCGACATCGCCCGCACGATCACCCTCTACCCGGGCGATGTGCTGCTCTCCGGCACGCCCGCCAACTCCCGGCCCGTCCGGCCCGGCGACGTCGTCGAGGTCGAGGTCGAGGGCCTCGGACGGTTGACGAACCACATCGTCACCGGGCCGACCCCGATCCGTACCGATGTCGGCGCCCAGCCCACGGAGTCCGAGGAGGTTCTGTCCACCGCGCTCGGCGGCGACTGGGAGTTCCGTGGTATCCGCCCGCCCAAGCGCTGATGCCGTTCACGAGACGGCGCCGCACCGGGCCTGACGGAGAAGGCCGCCCGGTGCGGCGCTGCCCGCGACTCGCCTCCGGCCGGTCTGCCAACCCGCTCCGGCGTACGCCAGGGCACGGAAGCGGCCGGGTAGGGTCGCGCCTATGACCGAATCCGCCGAGGCTCCTGACGGCCGCAAGCCGCGCCGGCGTATGAACTACGGGTCGGGCCGGGAGGCCCTGCTCAACGCCGCCGTACGGGTCGTGGCGCAGGGCGGACTGCGCAAGCTCACGTACCGGGCGGTCGCGCAGGAGGCGGGGACCACACACGGTCTTGTCGTCCACCACTTCGGCTCCCGTGACGCGCTGATCGAGGAGGCACTCGCGCACGCGATCCGCACCTCGCTGAACACCAGCGCTCTGGAACCCGGCACCGGCAAGGTCGCGGACTTCTCGGCGGGAGTGTCCGACATGGTCACCGCCGATCCGGACATACAGGCCTTCCAGTACGAGCTGCTGCTGGAGTCCAGGCGTCGCCCCGAACTGCTGCCGCACCTGCGCGCGCTGTACGACGAGTACTTCGACGCCAGCGGGCGCGAGCTGACCCGCATGCTGCCCGGCGGTGCCGGCCGCCCGCTGACCCGGCTCGTCTTCGCCGCCCTGGACGGTCTCGTGCTGCACCAGCTGGTTTTCGGTGAGCCCGAGACCACCGACGCCGCCATCGAGGAGCTCCGCGCCCTGCTCCGACTGCTGGCCGATGCAGGGCGCGGCGCCCCGGAAAGCGGCGCCTGACCCGCTGACCTGCGCATTCCGAGGCCCTGGACGTCCGCAGTCCTGGGCCTCGGCCATTTCGCGCCGGTTACGGCCCCGTAAGGAAGAGGGAGGCGTCTGGGAATCTCCGCGCAACCCCTTGTCAAACGGATAGTTCCACCCCACTATGAGGCAACTCGTTTGACCTGAAACGATTTCCTCTTCCTCCCTGGCAGGTGATCCGAGTGGACAGTCAGACGGCGGTCGTGAACGAGACC
Above is a window of Streptomyces sp. DT2A-34 DNA encoding:
- a CDS encoding glutamine synthetase family protein, translated to MSASDTPDIRRHMERLAAEGVDVVRVIYPDLIGTDRARDVLLDHLPSASEHGLAFCRAVYHTSPQGDVVPVAGGLDAGLPDVCVRPDLSTAAPLPWEPGVATCLGEVTDPATGGPAPESPRDLLRTVLARCSEQGLRPVVGPELEYFLLEPAPGTPAGWRRSPEATGAVYTAGLRADPDNHLLRTLRQLRDLGLGVVTGNHEFDGGQYEINLTHSEALDAADRAFRFKAAVKELARKEGNMATFMAKPFGDAGGSGFHLHLSCNDAEGRNAFDDPAGAYGLSATARHALGGILAHAPALAALANPTVNSYKRFGPDTLAPWLIDWGLDNRSAMVRIPPERGSGARLELRLGDASANPYLLIAGTIAAALLGIQEGEEPPAPLEGYGYDTAKSALLPASLPTALDALEADTALTDVLGKDFTTSFLTYKRNEVERFQRHVTDWEFTEYAYHL
- a CDS encoding cytochrome P450; this translates as MPLDQVDLADLDNFADGVTPWRMFHTLRHQDPVHWQPEEAPNSGFWAVTRHADIARVDRDAETFTSTRFVNLEEVDDDQIKKRASILELDGVRHRALRSVIQRQFGASVINSYADFLRGLTAKTLDAALAKGTFDFVADVSADFPINVLARLLDVPPEDNQRLIDWGNRIIGNTDPDYADVLLNSAESEQYRDLPFRSPASLEVFEYGRELARQRRGGDGTDLVSKLVNTTPRDGIPLSAQDFDNYFLLLVVAGNETTRHTISHSMLALLQHPEQLARLKDDPSLIPTAVEEFLRWASPVYHFRRTATRDVELGGKQVKEGDKVVMWFASGNRDEDVFDNPYNLDIARTNNDHVTFGKGSPHLCLGNLLARTEIRIMFEELIPRIADIKLAGDVPRVRSNFVNGIKKLPVEVTLA
- a CDS encoding TetR/AcrR family transcriptional regulator — its product is MTESAEAPDGRKPRRRMNYGSGREALLNAAVRVVAQGGLRKLTYRAVAQEAGTTHGLVVHHFGSRDALIEEALAHAIRTSLNTSALEPGTGKVADFSAGVSDMVTADPDIQAFQYELLLESRRRPELLPHLRALYDEYFDASGRELTRMLPGGAGRPLTRLVFAALDGLVLHQLVFGEPETTDAAIEELRALLRLLADAGRGAPESGA
- a CDS encoding ferredoxin; the protein is MKVVVDMNKCQDHGQCVFAAPDVFSMDGDGHLVYVAGPGEELRDEVEEAADVCPLQAIRIEG
- a CDS encoding acetoacetate decarboxylase family protein, whose translation is MPPVRGYFHPKTATGTSSLIPSPPWRYSGDLLTVEYRTDPARVRELLPDPLELADEDPGAVALIWADWQSCSTSGDELLDPVLSQYKEAFAVVRCKYKGQTYTRCVYIWVDKDFAIARGLHQGYPKKLGSIHQTRPHPYGPAPRIEAGARFGATLAAADRRLAQAVVTLREPSETNGFVNSHPMAHHRWLPSIEKGKGLALDELIESGASSFEGGQPWVGDAELEFFEAPTEELARLEIREPIAAYYRQVGVVWDGGRLLESGTSGVG
- a CDS encoding aldehyde dehydrogenase, which gives rise to MTEHTLTVAGVAVDTRHWIGGRRVASTETFTDVSPIDGSTIGEISRGTALEAAAAVAAAKAAFPAWAATPRAERARILHAIADGVEKRIEELSIVETTDNGALLRSHRRGVIPRVVHNFRFFADWLLKLEHEDFETRGHTNHVSWDPAGPSVLITPWNAPLMLATWKVAPALAAGNTVILKPAEWSPLTASLLADIAAEAGLPAGVLNVVQGYGSEIGDALTSHPDVRRISFTGSVPTAKRIAESAANNLTPLSLELGGKSPLLVFADADLDLAVDLAVEQYDNAGQVCLAATRFLVEESVAEEFTRRFVEKASALKQGDPRDAATDIGPNIHPRQLEKIDGFVQRALAAGARAVIGGHRKDGQYYAPTLLTDVDQDSEIVQEEVFGPVLTLQTFSTEEEAVRLANDTRFGLAATLATGDPERAERVTAQLVAGTVWVNCFFVRDLQAPFGGSRHSGVGREGGTWSFDFYCDVKNTVTAPNGWKNHG
- a CDS encoding fumarylacetoacetate hydrolase family protein, which gives rise to MPEYRRILLDGAAVQVTVEGDELVAGDGRRVKTEEADHLPPVVPSKVIAVHLNHRSRVDEFQIRLTPTPTYFHKPTSSLNSHKGAIVRPEGCKWLNYEGEVAIVIGKTARNISQAEAGEYIAGYTVANDYGLHDFRDTDAGSMLRVKGSDTLCPLGPGLVTDWDFHGKYLRTYVNGEVVQDGSTDEMEWDMHYLVADIARTITLYPGDVLLSGTPANSRPVRPGDVVEVEVEGLGRLTNHIVTGPTPIRTDVGAQPTESEEVLSTALGGDWEFRGIRPPKR
- a CDS encoding NAD(P)/FAD-dependent oxidoreductase encodes the protein MTGRAVVVGASMGGLRAAEQLRAAGWTGAITVVGDEPHMPYNRPPLSKEVLAGKASFESLAFTPKAAAADVEWRLGTKVLAARLDERIVDLDDGEAIRYDGLVVATGMRPRRLRCPGPLAGRHTVRTLADAQGLRDELTRPDARVVVVGAGFIGCEVAATAIGLGVREVTVVDPLPLPMVGPLGELLGRALLRRHEERGVRFALGAGVAGFEGEDRVTGVVLGDGTVLPADVVVESVGSIANVEWLQDNGLDLSDGVLTDERLRIGGRPEVVAVGDVARFPNARYDGVPRRVEHWSIPTDTAKHAAKVLVTHLVGADGEMAPFAPLPTFWSDQHEFRLQSFGAPVLGKDDVRVLDGDPEGDVLVGYHTGGQLVGVVALGGQAAATGAARYRAQLLKSPALTA
- a CDS encoding 3,4-dihydroxyphenylacetate 2,3-dioxygenase translates to MGEIVGAGLLAHVPTIVLPEADRLELNEGKEITLVTGLRQLRKDVFERDDYDTVVVLDSHWATTVEFVVTAQQRRAGLFTSEELPRGMCRMPYDFPGDPELARNIEKFADQHGTWITAIDDDYLPIYYATINLWKFLGEGLPDKRWVTIGVCQTGDMEDHLRLGRALADGIAATPGRRVLVIASGALSHTFWPLRELRDHEASDPVHIFTPEAREADYERIAWFKEGRHDRVLDTMPEFWKYKPEAKFFHYLMMAGALGEQACIAKARQYGEYENSIGTGQVHLWFDRPADGWTGTGLPAAPAPRTPHSRI